CAATTACTTTGATGAAGAAGTGGTTATCGATGACTCTGGTATCATTTCTAGCCGTACCCCAGACGACCTCCCTGCCTTCAACAAAGCTATTGTTGACGCTTTAAAATAGAATAAAAAAGTAACCAGCGCCTGTCGAAGCTAAATGAGCTTAGGGGGCGCTGGTTTTTTGTTAGTTTGATTTCTTCTACCATTTACTAATAAGTAAAAGTCCACCCCTACATAGTGAGTGGACTTTTCGTTTTCTCTTAATGAATCGTTACCTTGGTACCGATCGTAATTTCTGGAAGCTCTTTGTGTTCCACATAGATGGTTCCGGCTAAATCAGCATCAGTTGAATTGTCGAAGCGCACGGAAATGTGGCCTAAGTTAGTCAGGTTTTTCTCTACGACGCTACCAACAGCAGTGATTTTATAGTCTTGGTCATCAAATGAGATAGTTTGCCCAGCTTCAATGGTCCCTTGGATAGGGTTAACGTCGATATTATAGCAATAGTCAGCTAAGTCAGCGGGGGCGTCTTCTCCAAAGAGGATGATCATGTTTTCACTTTTAAATAATTCAGCATCGGCACCAATATTTTTTACTTCTGTTTGATAAATAGTCATCGTAGATTTCCTTTCTGTACTTTTGTTTGATGAGCGCAATTCTTCTTCGATTAGCTATAGAGACCAATACTTGCTAACCATGCCACTAGGACACGAGGTACACCGTTTAGGAAACGGGAGTAGAGGATAGCAGGCACGCCGACTTCAACGGTTTCAGAAGAAGCTTCAGCTAAACCTAAACCAACCGGGATAAAGTCACAACCGTTTTGGGTATTGATGGCAAAGAGAGCCGGTAGGGCTAGTTGTGGAGGAATATTGCCCTTACCAATTTCTACCCCGATTAAGGTCCCAACGATTTGGCTGATTACCGCGCCAGGTCCCAGTAATGGTGATAAGAATGGGAGGGAGCAGACAAAACCAATGACCACTAGGCCAATACCATTCCCAGCCAGTGGGGTTAAGGCACGAGCGATCCAGTCAC
This genomic stretch from Aerococcus mictus harbors:
- a CDS encoding PTS glucitol/sorbitol transporter subunit IIA; this translates as MTIYQTEVKNIGADAELFKSENMIILFGEDAPADLADYCYNIDVNPIQGTIEAGQTISFDDQDYKITAVGSVVEKNLTNLGHISVRFDNSTDADLAGTIYVEHKELPEITIGTKVTIH